The following coding sequences are from one Triticum aestivum cultivar Chinese Spring chromosome 5A, IWGSC CS RefSeq v2.1, whole genome shotgun sequence window:
- the LOC123105452 gene encoding wall-associated receptor kinase 2: MPTPSKSRLLPRPVQLLLILAGAAAMAGAEELAEQLPITRPGCPDKCGNLSIPFPFGLMPGCFREGFQVICDHSVDPPRAFLADTDNNRMTVTDSDASAASDAAAYLGFNTSYFPVELVDMSADMSQARAYGPITSGCSTNSTQYRFQTQAMTLGVTQGPFAVSQTLNVVVGVGWRVDVAMDGSSTLACSTGTGRELAARNGSCAGQGCCEAALPPEPVYGSVQPGLVVPNENALWRSSPCSYAMVVEKSRYVFSTPDLYGDTLLMESFPVVLDFAIVGNASCPAKGQRPPPDYACASSNSYCVNATVGLSGYALSYVCKCSEYYEGNPYIANGCRDIDECKFPDLYYCSSKGICKNRPGGYDCPCKPGMRGDGKLGQCVEKFPIVAKAIVGIIGGISIIVVISFLVLLRKERRKTRELYEKNGGPTLERAKNIKIFKKEELVPILKESNLIGRGGFGIVYKGTLGKEQVAVKQPISGSLLENDQFANEVIIQSQVIHKNIVRLIGCCLEVGTPLLVYEFLSSGSLDDILHSKDKKPLNLDICLSISVESADGLAYMHSKTNTKILHGDVKPANILLDDKFVPKISDFGISRLIAGDKDHTGKVIGDLSYMDPVYLQSGLLTEKSDVYSFGVVLLELISRKKATHSDNNNLVKSFLEVHNNENRATDLFDNEIAAAEDMELLQNLTGMAVECLNLDVDQRPAMADIAHRLLILNKSRRW, encoded by the exons ATGCCCACGCCCTCCAAATCCAGGCTGCTGCCGCGGCCAGTCCAGCTTCTACTCATTCTTGCAGGCGCAGCAGCCATGGCCGGGGCTGAAGAACTAGCCGAGCAGCTGCCGATCACACGTCCGGGCTGCCCTGACAAGTGCGGCAACCTGAGCATCCCGTTCCCCTTCGGCCTGATGCCCGGCTGCTTCCGCGAGGGCTTCCAGGTCATCTGCGACCACTCCGTCGACCCCCCTCGAGCGTTCCTCGCCGACACCGATAACAACCGCATGACGGTCACCGACAGCGACGCCTCGGCGGCCTCCGACGCCGCCGCCTATCTGGGGTTCAACACCTCGTATTTTCCGGTGGAGCTGGTGGACATGTCAGCCGACATGAGCCAGGCGCGGGCGTACGGCCCCATCACGTCCGGCTGCAGCACCAACAGCACCCAGTACAGGTTCCAAACTCAGGCCATGACGCTCGGCGTCACGCAGGGGCCGTTCGCCGTGTCGCAGACGCTCAACGTCGTCGTCGGCGTGGGCTGGAGGGTCGACGTCGCCATGGACGGCTCGAGCACGCTCGCCTGCAGCACTGGCACGGGGCGGGAGCTCGCGGCGAGGAACGGGTCGTGCGCGGGGCAGGGCTGCTGCGAGGCCGCCCTGCCCCCGGAGCCGGTGTACGGCAGCGTCCAGCCGGGGCTCGTGGTCCCGAACGAAAACGCCCTGTGGAGGTCCAGCCCGTGCTCCTACGCCATGGTGGTCGAGAAGTCGCGCTACGTCTTCTCCACGCCGGACCTGTACGGCGACACGCTGCTGATGGAGAGTTTCCCCGTCGTGCTAGACTTCGCCATCGTCGGGAACGCCTCGTGCCCGGCGAAAGGCCAGCGGCCACCTCCGGACTACGCGTGCGCCAGCAGCAACAGCTACTGTGTCAACGCCACGGTTGGCCTCTCCGGCTATGCACTCAGCTACGTGTGCAAATGCTCGGAGTACTACGAGGGCAACCCTTACATCGCCAATGGATGCCGAG ACATCGATGAGTGCAAGTTCCCGGATCTATACTACTGCTCGAGCAAAGGCATATGCAAGAACAGGCCGGGAGGATATGACTGTCCATGCAAGCCAGGAATGAGAGGCGATGGGAAATTGGGACAGTGTGTGGAGAAATTTCCCATTGTAGCCAAGGCGATTGTTG GTATCATTGGTGGTATTTCTATCATAGTGGTTATATCATTCCTAGTTCTTCTCCGCAAAGAGAGAAGGAAGACCAGGGAGTTGTACGAAAAGAATGGTGGACCTACACTAGAGAGAGCAAAAaatattaaaattttcaaaaaggaGGAGCTCGTGCCAATTTTAAAGGAAAGCAATCTTATCGGAAGAGGTGGGTTCGGTATAGTTTACAAGGGCACTCTTGGTAAAGAACAAGTTGCAGTGAAGCAACCGATTAGTGGTAGTCTGCTGGAAAATGACCAATTTGCAAATGAAGTCATCATCCAATCTCAAGTCATCCACAAGAATATTGTTAGGCTCATAGGTTGTTGCCTCGAGGTTGGTACCCCGTTGCTGGTATACGAATTTCTCTCTAGTGGTAGCCTGGATGACATTCTTCACAGCAAAGACAAGAAGCCTCTAAACTTGGATATATGTTTAAGTATTTCTGTAGAATCAGCAGATGGTCTTGCTTACATGCATTCAAAAACAAACACCAAAATCCTACACGGTGATGTCAAACCAGCAAATATACTTTTGGATGATAAGTTTGTCCCCAAGATCTCGGACTTTGGCATATCAAGGTTGATTGCGGGAGACAAAGACCACACCGGAAAAGTCATCGGTGACTTGAGCTATATGGATCCAGTATATCTACAGTCAGGCCTGCTGACTGAAAAGAGTGACGTCTATAGCTTCGGAGTGGTGTTGTTGGAACTTATTAGTAGGAAGAAGGCCACACATTCTGACAATAACAACTTAGTAAAGAGCTTCCTCGAAGTTCACAACAACGAGAACAGAGCAACCGACTTGTTTGACAATGAAATTGCGGCAGCGGAAGACATGGAGCTTCTTCAAAATCTGACAGGGATGGCAGTCGAGTGTCTGAACCTTGACGTGGATCAAAGACCAGCGATGGCAGATATAGCACACCGCCTTCTAATACTGAACAAGTCTCGTAGATGGTAA